In one Streptomyces sp. T12 genomic region, the following are encoded:
- a CDS encoding DUF317 domain-containing protein: MKKKQWQGWGPGEQAEQHYLVQPRALAGGGDVRHVSEFLRASGWRDKSKTGGPLLMESPDRTLRVAYDPYVLPGGWTIHGQADGLNGGWSAHLGQQTPVEIVAGVTDALTRPRSAHAPNVWEPLQEQNWHTRFEGKHYTATNPDGTAWMQYRHSPDGTATWWTGAKDKQGNGWTANFTPNMPMHLVQAFSTELASPDPVMRPRGRVPHSAQIRTWSVSVTLSQLRAWQQARITAARAASWARNSAQSTRPRTTARPRTPAGRARTRR; this comes from the coding sequence GTGAAGAAGAAGCAATGGCAGGGCTGGGGCCCCGGCGAGCAGGCCGAGCAGCACTACCTCGTCCAGCCGCGCGCCCTCGCCGGCGGCGGTGACGTCCGGCACGTCTCAGAGTTCCTGCGCGCCTCGGGATGGCGGGACAAGTCCAAGACGGGCGGCCCTCTGCTCATGGAGAGCCCGGACCGCACCCTCCGTGTCGCCTACGACCCCTACGTCCTTCCCGGCGGGTGGACCATCCACGGCCAAGCGGACGGCCTGAACGGCGGTTGGTCGGCGCACCTGGGCCAGCAGACCCCGGTGGAGATCGTCGCCGGCGTGACCGACGCCCTCACCCGTCCCCGCTCCGCCCACGCTCCCAACGTCTGGGAGCCGTTGCAGGAACAGAACTGGCACACCCGGTTCGAGGGCAAGCACTACACAGCGACCAACCCGGACGGCACCGCGTGGATGCAGTACCGCCACAGCCCCGACGGCACGGCGACGTGGTGGACCGGAGCGAAGGACAAGCAGGGCAACGGCTGGACGGCCAACTTCACGCCGAACATGCCCATGCACCTGGTGCAAGCCTTCTCCACCGAACTCGCCAGCCCGGATCCCGTGATGCGCCCGCGCGGACGCGTCCCGCACAGCGCGCAGATCCGCACCTGGTCGGTCTCCGTCACGCTCTCCCAGCTCCGCGCCTGGCAGCAGGCCCGGATCACGGCCGCCCGCGCCGCCAGCTGGGCCCGCAACAGCGCCCAAAGCACCCGGCCACGCACCACCGCCCGTCCCCGCACTCCGGCTGGCCGCGCGCGGACCCGCCGCTGA